From a single Pseudomonas triticicola genomic region:
- a CDS encoding Tc toxin subunit A, protein MVDSRRPALQLFDELFSEEQRAQNVGLQNLETYLKNGGSVYPLVEKGVQCMVQEHQLSVEQAQQYWRGANSIATSQRRQFIERTLRGTRDAPKRSSSGLSSIVDGPNYHALIGTSFAALCPPDALESIWSPVAYLIDLLRWVRDRLEGINKEEEYSLHNRRTDLLALNVDFNAVYQSISSVDIIVEVLEKFIAANTDIESIEDALIEARYPNGLPYYQHWVTIDGIAQFHDLSVGDFEHRVDPAYPYFLQANARGANTAQGFAHASRLGPYQRLLLTEPRADFEDRYVFFAHNFGTSNTELYMNLKQVEFFGRRTKLDSRQIEALLSVGDFAPVRSANVTYPDETPEQPESERSGSVYINDGTAPAVRIDPATKPRLRMTANPAESIGFNRYIRMNQMVRLANWTGLSFGQLDGLLTSIIRATGLGNSTKGLSNEMNISSGAVHALGLFQTLRERYECTAADFAVFVGELSVYGRGEALSQFDQVFNFQTGYREPFKLDNDEFAVAPIPGEVDLTISQLCSGLAIDPQTYYVLANAVAKAHGLTDKLKRNAAIISSFYRLVRLARLLNITPVEGVLMLSILAPDGDDWVSGLAGTPVIHDVPDGSPDALELIEAMQSCVQWCAQNNLPVLWVLQHAVAAPPAQDPSEQDEQFFEQIRNLLPTAQLSNSTFLMAGVPAAGAADWIEFLATSADNLGPITDGHGLILPPPQGSAEMYLAFVHKKIAWAIDSALGEVEPALRQNIIDSMVSAFLQMRDAQTSLVKETLAAYAGVGVDQALPVLNWANVTVHRLLLHALEQADAGSEGAGRTRPRAADASFDLLAEVRRRSEVVSTLGLSAALLQDYLDGGYKDWLDQDDKHALTVRTLYYLTTLTRAFALASASSGQPPQKLLDYLRQVNALPDVTGDARWLAQQAAAIKLADFFGWSVQEVRECVSRIDPDLKVLKNLPQLDLLMRVLVLSTETGMDALTIFLIGNLPETVDKKSYADAAEHALLGESDTRAPIVHVPGDVRGLVTITCEVVDDSTVVANKPDEKVTYKVTLKAANGKSLSGVNVYWRATLGTIENKATGTDGTLSVEYIPGKVTGRDTPMLWLDLFEPQYAPPIEVTADFETLSFPIAELSPTPLETVKHGHEVELYAVLEDAYGNRGQNSLVEWFWKTEQLAKLDTVTIRPAQGFTDQQGLTRVFVSSKTGGTFEFSVRSQSGESESVFPNAITFARE, encoded by the coding sequence ATGGTTGATTCGCGCCGTCCCGCCCTGCAACTGTTCGATGAGTTGTTCAGCGAGGAACAACGAGCACAGAACGTCGGACTGCAGAACCTCGAGACATACCTGAAAAACGGTGGATCAGTTTATCCACTGGTTGAAAAGGGGGTTCAATGCATGGTCCAAGAGCATCAGCTCAGCGTTGAGCAAGCGCAACAATATTGGCGCGGCGCCAACAGCATAGCCACGTCTCAGCGGCGTCAGTTTATCGAGAGGACGCTGAGGGGGACCAGGGACGCGCCAAAGCGCAGTTCCAGCGGTTTGTCATCGATCGTGGACGGTCCCAATTATCACGCTCTGATCGGTACCAGTTTTGCTGCACTGTGCCCGCCAGATGCGCTGGAGTCTATCTGGTCGCCAGTAGCCTATCTGATCGATTTGTTGCGCTGGGTTCGTGACCGTCTGGAGGGCATCAACAAGGAAGAAGAATATTCGCTGCATAACCGGCGCACGGATTTGCTGGCACTGAACGTCGACTTTAATGCGGTTTATCAATCGATCTCGTCGGTGGACATCATTGTCGAGGTGCTGGAGAAATTCATCGCGGCGAACACGGATATCGAATCGATCGAAGACGCACTGATCGAAGCCCGCTACCCCAATGGTCTGCCTTATTACCAGCATTGGGTCACGATTGATGGAATCGCGCAGTTTCATGACTTGTCGGTGGGCGACTTCGAGCACCGGGTCGACCCGGCTTATCCCTATTTTCTGCAAGCCAATGCTCGAGGTGCCAATACTGCACAGGGTTTCGCCCATGCTTCGCGGCTTGGCCCTTATCAGCGCCTGTTGCTGACCGAGCCGCGTGCGGATTTTGAAGATCGCTATGTTTTTTTTGCGCACAACTTTGGTACCAGCAACACCGAGCTGTATATGAATCTCAAACAGGTGGAGTTTTTCGGTCGACGCACCAAGCTCGACAGCCGACAGATCGAGGCGCTTCTGTCGGTTGGCGACTTTGCTCCCGTGCGCTCGGCCAATGTGACCTACCCGGATGAAACACCCGAGCAGCCTGAAAGCGAGCGCTCGGGTTCGGTTTACATAAATGACGGTACTGCGCCGGCGGTGCGTATCGATCCTGCAACCAAGCCTCGCCTTCGAATGACGGCAAACCCCGCCGAATCCATCGGGTTCAACCGCTATATCCGGATGAATCAGATGGTGCGCCTGGCCAACTGGACAGGATTGTCGTTCGGCCAGTTGGATGGATTGTTGACGTCCATCATCCGTGCAACCGGGCTCGGCAATTCAACGAAAGGTCTCAGCAACGAGATGAACATCTCCAGTGGCGCGGTTCATGCGCTTGGGTTGTTCCAGACGTTGCGCGAGCGCTACGAATGCACCGCCGCGGACTTTGCTGTGTTTGTGGGTGAGTTGTCGGTTTATGGCCGCGGTGAAGCGCTCTCGCAATTCGATCAGGTGTTCAATTTTCAAACCGGTTATCGCGAGCCTTTCAAGCTCGACAACGATGAGTTTGCGGTGGCGCCGATACCGGGCGAGGTGGATCTGACGATCAGCCAGCTCTGCAGTGGCCTGGCGATTGATCCGCAGACTTATTACGTGCTGGCGAACGCAGTGGCCAAGGCTCATGGCTTGACCGACAAATTGAAGCGCAACGCAGCGATCATCTCAAGTTTCTACCGTTTGGTGAGGCTGGCCCGGTTGTTGAACATCACTCCGGTTGAGGGCGTGCTGATGCTATCGATCCTGGCCCCGGATGGCGATGACTGGGTCAGTGGCTTGGCCGGTACCCCTGTCATTCACGATGTACCGGACGGTTCACCGGATGCTCTGGAACTGATCGAGGCTATGCAAAGTTGCGTGCAGTGGTGCGCGCAAAACAATCTGCCGGTGTTGTGGGTGTTGCAGCATGCGGTTGCTGCGCCACCGGCTCAGGATCCATCCGAACAGGATGAGCAGTTTTTCGAGCAGATTCGCAATTTGCTGCCGACTGCACAGTTGTCCAATAGCACTTTTCTCATGGCAGGCGTTCCGGCAGCCGGGGCCGCAGACTGGATCGAATTTCTCGCAACATCCGCCGACAATCTGGGGCCGATAACCGACGGGCATGGTTTGATCCTGCCTCCCCCGCAGGGAAGCGCTGAGATGTACCTGGCCTTCGTTCATAAAAAAATCGCCTGGGCGATCGACAGTGCCTTGGGCGAGGTCGAGCCAGCATTGCGCCAGAACATCATCGACAGCATGGTCAGCGCGTTTTTACAGATGCGCGATGCGCAGACTTCGCTGGTCAAGGAGACGCTGGCGGCATACGCCGGCGTTGGCGTGGATCAGGCATTGCCGGTCCTGAACTGGGCAAACGTCACGGTACACCGGTTACTGCTGCATGCGCTGGAGCAAGCGGATGCGGGGAGCGAAGGGGCTGGCCGAACTCGCCCCCGAGCTGCCGACGCATCATTCGATCTTCTGGCTGAAGTTCGCCGCCGCAGTGAGGTGGTGTCGACCCTGGGGTTAAGCGCGGCGCTGTTGCAGGATTATCTGGATGGCGGCTACAAGGACTGGCTGGATCAGGACGACAAGCATGCGTTGACGGTGCGCACGCTTTATTACCTGACCACGCTCACTCGCGCTTTTGCCCTTGCCTCAGCCTCGAGCGGCCAACCGCCCCAGAAGCTGTTGGACTACCTGCGCCAGGTCAACGCATTGCCGGATGTCACCGGAGATGCGAGATGGCTGGCACAGCAGGCGGCTGCCATCAAACTGGCCGATTTTTTTGGCTGGAGCGTTCAGGAAGTGCGCGAATGTGTGAGCCGCATCGATCCCGACCTGAAGGTGTTGAAAAACCTTCCCCAGCTCGATTTGTTGATGCGCGTGCTGGTGCTGTCCACCGAGACCGGCATGGATGCGCTAACAATTTTTCTCATTGGTAATCTGCCCGAAACCGTCGACAAAAAATCCTATGCCGATGCCGCCGAACATGCCCTGCTTGGCGAGTCCGATACTCGTGCCCCGATCGTGCATGTTCCAGGCGACGTCAGAGGGCTGGTCACAATCACGTGCGAAGTGGTGGATGACAGCACCGTCGTGGCTAACAAGCCAGACGAAAAAGTCACTTATAAAGTGACCCTCAAAGCCGCCAATGGAAAGTCGCTGAGTGGCGTCAATGTTTATTGGCGCGCCACATTGGGCACCATTGAAAACAAGGCGACCGGGACGGACGGCACACTTTCGGTCGAGTATATCCCCGGCAAGGTCACGGGCCGCGACACGCCAATGCTTTGGCTGGACTTGTTCGAGCCGCAATACGCCCCTCCCATCGAGGTCACAGCCGATTTCGAGACGTTGTCTTTTCCGATTGCGGAACTTTCACCTACGCCTTTGGAAACAGTGAAACACGGCCATGAGGTAGAACTCTATGCGGTGCTGGAGGACGCCTACGGAAACCGCGGACAAAACTCGCTCGTGGAGTGGTTCTGGAAAACCGAACAGCTCGCGAAACTGGATACCGTGACTATTCGGCCGGCGCAGGGCTTCACTGATCAGCAGGGACTAACCCGGGTTTTCGTCTCAAGCAAGACGGGCGGCACATTCGAGTTCAGTGTTCGCTCTCAGTCTGGGGAAAGCGAAAGTGTATTCCCCAATGCCATTACCTTTGCCAGGGAGTAG
- the pyk gene encoding pyruvate kinase, producing MSVRRTKIVATLGPASNSPEVLEQLILAGLDVARLNFSHGTPDEHKARAKLVRDLAAKHGRFVALLGDLQGPKIRIAKFANKKIELKIGDKFTFSTSHPLTEGNQQVVGIDYPDLVKDCGVGDELLLDDGRVVMRVETATATELHCVVTIGGPLSDHKGINRRGGGLTAPALTEKDKADIKLAAEMEVDYLAVSFPRDAADMEYARQLRDEAGGTAWLVAKIERAEAVADDETLDGLIKASDAVMVARGDLGVEIGDAELVGIQKKIILHARRHNKAVIVATQMMESMIQNPMPTRAEVSDVANAVLDYTDAVMLSAESAAGLYPLEAVQAMARICVGAEKHPTGKTSSHRIGKEFSRCDESIALATMYTANHFPGVKAIIALTESGFTPLIMSRIRSSVPIYAFTPHREAQARAAMFRGVYTIPFDPASLEPHEVSQKAIDELTKRGVVEKGDWVILTKGDSYHTTGGTNGMKILHVGDPQV from the coding sequence ATGTCCGTCCGTCGTACCAAAATCGTCGCTACCCTTGGCCCGGCCAGTAACTCGCCGGAAGTTCTCGAACAGCTGATTCTGGCTGGTCTGGACGTTGCCCGTCTGAACTTCTCCCACGGCACCCCCGACGAGCACAAGGCTCGCGCGAAACTGGTGCGTGACCTCGCTGCCAAGCACGGCCGCTTCGTCGCCCTGCTCGGCGACCTGCAAGGCCCGAAAATCCGTATCGCCAAATTCGCCAACAAGAAGATCGAGCTGAAGATCGGTGACAAATTCACCTTCTCCACCAGCCATCCGTTGACCGAAGGCAACCAGCAAGTGGTCGGCATCGACTACCCGGATCTGGTCAAGGATTGCGGCGTGGGCGACGAGCTGCTGCTCGACGACGGCCGCGTGGTGATGCGCGTTGAAACCGCCACTGCCACCGAGCTGCATTGCGTGGTGACCATCGGCGGCCCGCTGTCCGACCACAAAGGCATCAACCGTCGCGGTGGTGGTCTGACCGCGCCGGCCCTGACTGAAAAAGACAAGGCCGACATCAAGCTCGCCGCCGAAATGGAAGTCGACTACCTCGCAGTGTCCTTCCCGCGTGACGCCGCCGACATGGAATACGCCCGTCAACTGCGCGACGAAGCCGGCGGCACTGCCTGGCTGGTGGCGAAGATCGAACGCGCCGAAGCCGTGGCCGACGACGAAACCCTCGATGGCCTGATCAAGGCCTCCGACGCAGTGATGGTTGCTCGTGGCGACCTCGGCGTGGAAATCGGCGATGCCGAGCTGGTGGGCATTCAGAAGAAAATCATTTTGCACGCACGTCGCCACAACAAGGCGGTGATCGTGGCGACGCAGATGATGGAGTCGATGATCCAGAACCCGATGCCGACCCGCGCCGAAGTGTCCGACGTGGCCAACGCCGTGCTCGACTACACCGACGCCGTGATGCTCTCGGCCGAATCCGCCGCTGGTCTCTACCCGCTGGAAGCCGTGCAGGCGATGGCGCGCATCTGCGTCGGCGCCGAGAAGCACCCGACCGGCAAGACCTCCAGCCACCGCATCGGCAAGGAATTCAGCCGCTGCGACGAGAGCATTGCGCTGGCGACCATGTACACCGCCAACCACTTCCCGGGCGTCAAAGCGATCATCGCGTTGACTGAAAGCGGCTTCACCCCGCTGATCATGTCGCGTATCCGCTCCTCGGTGCCGATCTACGCGTTCACCCCGCACCGCGAAGCCCAGGCCCGCGCGGCGATGTTCCGTGGCGTCTACACCATCCCGTTCGACCCGGCCTCGCTGGAACCGCACGAAGTCAGCCAGAAAGCCATCGACGAACTGACCAAGCGCGGCGTCGTGGAAAAAGGCGACTGGGTCATCCTGACCAAGGGCGACAGCTACCACACCACTGGCGGCACCAACGGCATGAAGATCCTGCATGTCGGTGATCCGCAGGTCTGA
- a CDS encoding PilZ domain-containing protein produces the protein MFTDRRIERHQLPYYLRVFNSITDKPVGFLGNVSADGLMLISQLPMMIGADFQLRLKVPARDGSQQVIDFSACCVWCHEDATPLHYDAGFILRRAPAEFGELVLALQQYFSFQPLPASA, from the coding sequence ATGTTTACCGACCGCCGGATCGAACGGCACCAGTTGCCGTATTACCTCAGAGTGTTCAATAGCATCACCGACAAACCCGTCGGCTTTCTCGGCAACGTGTCTGCGGACGGGCTGATGCTGATCAGCCAGCTGCCGATGATGATCGGGGCAGATTTCCAGTTACGCCTCAAAGTCCCGGCCCGTGATGGCAGCCAGCAAGTCATCGATTTCAGCGCCTGCTGCGTGTGGTGCCATGAAGACGCCACACCGCTGCATTACGACGCTGGTTTCATCCTGCGCCGCGCACCGGCGGAGTTCGGCGAGCTGGTGCTGGCGCTGCAGCAGTACTTCAGTTTCCAGCCACTGCCGGCCTCGGCTTGA
- a CDS encoding tetratricopeptide repeat protein codes for MRLLPIAALALSVLAATGCTRWSMNHHLNNAYSAYERGNCEQVMLELSKVERASRARPYVWPEVSMMRGQCLERQKLYIDAVQTYQFIIASYPNSEYAYRARARLETLQSLGHYPTRSAAAVVRPTRF; via the coding sequence ATGCGATTGTTGCCCATTGCCGCCCTTGCCCTCAGCGTCCTCGCCGCGACGGGCTGCACCCGTTGGTCGATGAACCATCATTTGAACAACGCCTACAGCGCCTATGAACGTGGCAATTGCGAGCAGGTCATGCTTGAACTGTCCAAGGTCGAACGCGCCAGCCGCGCCCGCCCGTACGTGTGGCCGGAAGTGTCGATGATGCGCGGCCAGTGCCTGGAACGGCAGAAGCTGTACATCGACGCGGTGCAGACCTACCAGTTCATCATCGCTTCGTACCCCAACAGCGAATATGCCTACCGCGCCCGCGCGCGTCTGGAAACCCTGCAGAGCCTGGGCCATTACCCGACACGCAGCGCCGCTGCGGTGGTGCGGCCGACACGCTTCTGA
- a CDS encoding DUF6124 family protein gives MIKPTPNPPETEDSTSPYASPDSTRLHEAAEKALDHYLKKPAAAPSRNSVDRGMQMFMVAPDINPEAMAIQTYETFSSVSILLLDLADSLEDKPRHLAMAIYQLSEMGLLLAEKALDQERAIAVA, from the coding sequence ATGATCAAACCAACACCAAATCCCCCTGAAACCGAAGACTCGACCTCCCCCTACGCTTCCCCCGATTCCACCAGACTCCACGAGGCCGCTGAAAAAGCCCTCGATCACTACCTCAAAAAACCCGCTGCTGCGCCGTCGCGCAATTCCGTCGATCGCGGCATGCAGATGTTCATGGTCGCGCCCGACATCAACCCCGAAGCGATGGCCATTCAGACCTACGAAACCTTTTCTTCGGTCAGCATTCTGCTGCTCGACCTGGCGGACAGCCTTGAGGACAAGCCGCGACATCTGGCGATGGCGATCTATCAGTTGAGCGAGATGGGGTTATTGCTGGCGGAGAAGGCGCTGGATCAGGAGCGGGCGATCGCGGTCGCCTGA